A part of Desulforegulaceae bacterium genomic DNA contains:
- the trxB gene encoding thioredoxin-disulfide reductase has translation MKKNDYDLVIIGGGPAGLTAGIYAKRAGLSALLIEKHTPGGQIMITDWIENYPGFPDGLAGYDLTMKMEQQAKNFDLEIIQEDVKSFETEGKIKKITLSKSSVNAKAIIIASGCSPRELGIPGEKTMYGKGVSTCATCDGMFFRDKEVVAIGGGDSAVQETLFLTKFVNKVYLVHRRDKLRATKILQERLFANDKIEMVWDSVPVEIKGTKEVESVLVKNIKTEEIKEIKAQGCFIWVGTIPNTEFINNEIKVDQSGFIITDPKMETSVKGIFAAGDVRNTPLRQVATAVGDAAIAAFYADQYIEGLK, from the coding sequence ATGAAAAAAAATGATTACGATCTTGTAATCATTGGCGGAGGCCCTGCCGGACTTACAGCCGGTATTTATGCTAAAAGAGCCGGCTTATCGGCTCTTTTAATTGAAAAGCATACTCCTGGCGGCCAGATAATGATTACAGACTGGATTGAAAACTATCCAGGTTTTCCTGATGGTCTTGCAGGTTATGATCTAACAATGAAAATGGAACAACAGGCAAAAAACTTTGATCTTGAAATTATCCAAGAAGATGTAAAAAGTTTTGAAACTGAAGGTAAAATAAAAAAAATTACCCTTTCAAAGTCATCTGTTAATGCAAAAGCAATTATAATTGCTTCAGGATGCTCTCCAAGAGAACTTGGAATCCCCGGGGAAAAGACAATGTATGGCAAAGGTGTCTCAACCTGTGCAACCTGTGATGGAATGTTTTTCAGAGACAAAGAAGTTGTTGCCATAGGCGGAGGAGATTCTGCAGTCCAAGAAACTCTTTTTCTTACAAAATTTGTAAATAAAGTTTATCTGGTTCACAGAAGAGACAAGCTTAGAGCAACAAAAATACTTCAGGAGCGGCTTTTTGCCAATGACAAAATAGAAATGGTTTGGGATAGTGTTCCTGTTGAAATAAAAGGGACCAAGGAAGTTGAGTCTGTTTTAGTAAAAAACATAAAAACAGAGGAAATAAAAGAAATTAAAGCCCAGGGCTGCTTTATCTGGGTTGGAACCATTCCAAACACTGAATTTATCAACAATGAAATCAAAGTTGATCAAAGCGGCTTTATAATTACTGACCCTAAAATGGAAACATCTGTAAAAGGTATTTTTGCAGCTGGTGATGTAAGAAATACTCCCCTGAGGCAGGTTGCAACAGCTGTGGGTGATGCAGCGATCGCAGCTTTTTATGCAGATCAGTATATTGAAGGTCTTAAATAA